Below is a window of Cytophagaceae bacterium DNA.
TTTGTTGTTGGAGTGGGGGTGTTTTTGATAAAGAAAAAGAGGAAGTACTTAGAGCCGCACAAAAAGCCGGAATTATCATTGTTGCCTCTGCAGGGAATTTTGTTTCAGAAAAAGAGCAGTTTCCCGGGGCTTATTCCTGGGTAATTAATACTTCTGCTCTTAATTCCAAGCTTCAAAAGCAAACTGTTTCCAATTATGGCCGGTTTTTGGATATTTCAGTACCCGGCGATTCCATTGTTACTTTGAGTACAATTCCCAACGCACCCGGTAGCTCCTTATCCGGCACTTCGGCTTCGGCGGCATTTTTAGGTGGCATTGTGGCAGCAGTATATTCTGCATTTCCCAACCTCACTCCACAGGAATGTGACAGGATTTTGAAAAACGTCTGTGATCCATTGGAAACCTACAATCCTCTCTACAAAGGGAAACTGGGAGCAGGGGTATTAAATGTAAAAAAACTCATTGGCAATCTGGAAGCTCAGGAATCTAGCAATGTATTTCATACTCCCAAAGGCTATTTAGGGATTTCAAAAAACAAAAAGATGGTAATTGCTCATGCCAAATACCCTGAATATAAGCTCATCAACAGCCAGCCACAAACTCAGAAAAACATAAATGTTGTAGTAGAGAAGTGGGATAATAACCTTAAATCTGACACCATTTTAGCTTTGTCGCAACTCAATTTACCATTCTTGTTTAAGGCAGATTCTTTTATGGTTTCTACAGATAAAAATCTGAAATCAAAAACCTACTTTTATTTCGAAGCCCAGGCCATTGACTCCAGCTATTTGTATTGTACCGAAACGCTTCATCTGACTGATAAAAGGGGAACAATCGTTGATGGGAGCGGGGAGGAAAACTATGCCAATAACTCCAACTGCAAATGGGAATTAGAAGTGAGTAAAGACAAACGTATAAAGATTACATTTGAAGAAATAGATACTGAGGCCAAAATTGACCAGATTTATATTTTCAGTGACTATGGTAC
It encodes the following:
- a CDS encoding S8 family serine peptidase, whose amino-acid sequence is MININLRKPSFFVFFLSLASIAFGQNSTPNQWAWDQVGVQSDFKRLTGKREITIAIIDDAFLTDNASLKSYFKTNPKDLPDNQIDDDQNGKVDDYLGWDFSDNDLNVNPPTGDLRKFGHGTKVAGIIIEGLNKLLLNPKDVIRILPLKSSSDTRNNNYITDGYEAIKYAIEQKADIIVCCWSGGVFDKEKEEVLRAAQKAGIIIVASAGNFVSEKEQFPGAYSWVINTSALNSKLQKQTVSNYGRFLDISVPGDSIVTLSTIPNAPGSSLSGTSASAAFLGGIVAAVYSAFPNLTPQECDRILKNVCDPLETYNPLYKGKLGAGVLNVKKLIGNLEAQESSNVFHTPKGYLGISKNKKMVIAHAKYPEYKLINSQPQTQKNINVVVEKWDNNLKSDTILALSQLNLPFLFKADSFMVSTDKNLKSKTYFYFEAQAIDSSYLYCTETLHLTDKRGTIVDGSGEENYANNSNCKWELEVSKDKRIKITFEEIDTEAKIDQIYIFSDYGTESPILAIFSGQNLPPQITTWTHKALIWFVTNGSVNYKGWKLRYEEVE